The following are encoded together in the Microterricola viridarii genome:
- a CDS encoding FAD-dependent oxidoreductase — protein MPDTLIPGTDTTSDTRESARAVEAQEGEAQEGEAQAYEAPVDVAVVGAGPVGLLLACLLVQRGLSVAVLESREQGSEHSRAIGIHPPGLAVLAQLGLAEPATAAGTPIFRGEAWCDGETLGGLDISEAGGRYPFVLALPQRDTERLLRERLVELCGGHDPVRRGARVVAFAQRGGVVHVELASTSTADLRARYLVGADGPRSRVREYSRIRWRAFGAAQPYLMGDFRSAAASRLTRPGPITAPHAPTTALLAFERAGVVESFPLPGGWRRWVVLTESLQPEATAAELAATVRQRTGFALHAASGTDSDSADAERSARSISAFAVQQHLATRMAVGRIALVGDAAHEVSPIGGQGMNLGWLDAAALAPALELAVRGGHALGSLALADYDAGRRRAARRAVMQASFNMGVGQPAHGTRLAVRNALVRGLSRPPFRGLLAQAFTMRGL, from the coding sequence ATGCCTGACACGCTAATCCCGGGCACCGACACGACGTCGGACACGCGTGAGAGCGCTCGGGCCGTCGAAGCCCAGGAGGGTGAAGCCCAGGAGGGTGAGGCCCAGGCGTACGAGGCGCCGGTGGATGTCGCCGTGGTCGGCGCCGGCCCGGTGGGGTTGCTCCTGGCCTGCCTGCTGGTGCAGCGCGGCCTGAGCGTGGCCGTGCTCGAGTCGCGCGAGCAGGGCTCTGAGCACTCGCGGGCGATCGGTATCCACCCGCCGGGGCTGGCCGTGCTCGCACAGCTCGGGCTGGCCGAGCCCGCGACCGCGGCTGGCACGCCGATCTTTCGCGGTGAGGCGTGGTGCGACGGTGAGACGCTCGGCGGGCTCGACATCAGCGAGGCGGGCGGGCGCTACCCGTTCGTGCTCGCCCTGCCGCAGCGCGACACCGAGCGACTGCTCCGCGAGCGGTTGGTCGAGTTGTGCGGCGGCCACGACCCGGTGCGCCGCGGGGCGCGCGTCGTCGCGTTCGCGCAACGAGGCGGCGTCGTGCACGTTGAGCTGGCGTCCACTTCCACGGCGGACCTGCGAGCGCGCTACCTCGTCGGCGCGGACGGGCCGCGGAGCCGGGTGCGCGAGTACAGCCGCATCCGCTGGCGTGCCTTCGGCGCCGCGCAACCGTACCTGATGGGCGACTTCCGCAGCGCGGCGGCATCGCGCCTCACCCGGCCCGGCCCGATCACCGCGCCGCACGCACCGACGACGGCGCTGCTCGCCTTCGAACGCGCGGGCGTTGTCGAGTCCTTCCCGCTGCCGGGAGGCTGGCGCCGCTGGGTGGTGCTCACGGAGAGCCTGCAGCCGGAGGCGACCGCCGCCGAGCTCGCCGCGACGGTGCGGCAGCGCACCGGGTTCGCATTGCACGCGGCATCCGGCACCGATTCCGACTCGGCCGACGCGGAGCGCAGCGCGCGCTCGATCAGCGCCTTCGCCGTGCAGCAACACCTCGCCACCCGGATGGCGGTCGGCCGCATCGCCCTGGTCGGCGACGCAGCACACGAGGTGAGTCCGATCGGCGGTCAGGGCATGAACCTCGGCTGGCTGGATGCCGCTGCCCTCGCCCCGGCGCTCGAGCTGGCCGTGCGCGGTGGCCACGCACTGGGCTCCCTGGCCCTCGCGGACTACGACGCCGGGCGACGCCGGGCCGCGCGCCGCGCCGTGATGCAGGCCTCGTTCAACATGGGCGTGGGCCAGCCGGCGCACGGAACGCGGCTGGCCGTGCGCAACGCGCTCGTGCGGGGCCTGTCCCGGCCGCCGTTTCGGGGGCTGCTGGCGCAAGCCTTCACCATGCGCGGGCTCTGA
- a CDS encoding methyltransferase domain-containing protein yields MGFALRRRATDATELMDAAGADPAKLERTYEQFGMINAAVSGWRDTYRHFVHPHLSATHDTTLLDIGSGGGDLPLSLAHWASNDGLRLQVTAIDPDGRADDFAQRQLVLRHPARRQPGVGGVEFRRAFSSELVAEGAQFDLVVSNHMLHHLTPAELGGLLFDSEQLVRTASGSGRAGSDSPRLPRVLHSDITRSALAYAGFALGTLPFARTLLKDSYIRADGLTSIRRSYRPAELRVALPPGWTVLPRSRFRYLLTWAGPDA; encoded by the coding sequence ATGGGCTTCGCGCTGCGCCGGCGGGCGACGGACGCCACCGAGCTCATGGATGCCGCCGGCGCCGACCCGGCGAAGTTGGAGCGCACCTACGAGCAGTTCGGCATGATCAACGCCGCCGTCTCCGGCTGGCGCGACACCTACCGCCACTTCGTGCACCCCCATCTCTCGGCCACCCACGACACCACCTTGCTCGATATCGGTTCCGGTGGAGGAGACCTCCCGCTCTCGCTGGCCCATTGGGCCTCCAACGACGGCCTCCGCCTGCAGGTCACCGCCATCGACCCGGACGGCCGCGCCGACGACTTCGCGCAGCGCCAGCTGGTGCTCCGCCACCCGGCCCGCCGCCAACCCGGTGTCGGCGGCGTGGAGTTTCGCCGTGCGTTCAGCTCGGAACTCGTCGCGGAGGGCGCACAGTTCGACCTCGTCGTCTCCAATCACATGTTGCACCACCTCACTCCCGCCGAGCTCGGCGGGCTGCTCTTCGACAGCGAACAGCTGGTGCGGACCGCATCCGGCAGCGGGCGTGCCGGTTCAGACTCCCCGCGGCTGCCGCGCGTGCTGCACAGCGACATCACCCGGAGTGCCCTGGCCTACGCGGGATTCGCGCTGGGTACGCTGCCGTTCGCCCGCACCCTCTTGAAGGACTCGTATATTCGTGCCGACGGCCTCACCTCCATTCGTCGCAGCTACCGGCCAGCCGAGCTGCGCGTCGCACTGCCCCCGGGCTGGACGGTGCTGCCGCGGAGCCGCTTCCGCTACCTGTTGACGTGGGCCGGTCCCGATGCCTGA
- a CDS encoding type III polyketide synthase, with protein sequence MDVTLRALQTAVPPTVLVQEAVRDVFASQPGLSRLGQRLVSTAFNASGIETRYSVIEELSLAQLPGDHQFFDAETGLLLSPGTKVRNELYIQQATPLFVEAARRSLAACPGIEAADVTHVVTVSCTGFYQPGPDYMLVRELGLAPSVQRYHLGFMGCYAAMPALRTARQFVEADPSAVVLVVSAELCTLHLRSSNDPDEIVASSLFADGAAAGIVSAQPLHDGELAFKLDRSETVLTPVGEGDMAWKIGDNGFEMVLSSYVPHIIDEHIGSALTPLFSPEPVLAAALAAGAAGEAVQHWAIHPGGRSILDKVEQKLGLSEQQLVPARDTLRDFGNMSSATVLFVLKHIIEAPRTAEGERVLAMAFGPGLTVETALLTVAGVRAPVASGAPMDAEESATAGEGAPATPPPAAATVLTA encoded by the coding sequence ATGGATGTGACGCTTCGCGCACTGCAGACCGCTGTTCCGCCCACCGTGCTGGTACAGGAGGCGGTGCGAGACGTCTTCGCCAGCCAGCCCGGCCTCAGCCGGCTCGGGCAACGCCTGGTCAGCACGGCCTTCAACGCTTCGGGCATCGAAACGCGCTACTCGGTGATCGAGGAACTCTCGCTGGCCCAGCTGCCGGGCGATCACCAGTTCTTCGACGCCGAGACGGGGCTGCTGCTCAGCCCCGGCACCAAGGTGCGCAATGAGCTCTACATACAGCAGGCGACGCCGCTCTTCGTCGAGGCGGCGCGGCGCTCGCTCGCGGCGTGTCCCGGCATCGAGGCCGCCGATGTGACCCACGTCGTCACCGTCTCGTGCACCGGCTTCTACCAGCCGGGGCCGGACTACATGCTGGTGCGAGAGCTGGGGCTGGCGCCCTCCGTGCAGCGCTACCACCTGGGCTTCATGGGCTGCTATGCCGCTATGCCAGCGCTCCGCACCGCCCGACAGTTCGTCGAGGCCGACCCGAGCGCCGTCGTGCTTGTCGTCAGCGCCGAGCTCTGCACGCTGCACCTGCGCAGCTCGAACGACCCGGACGAGATCGTCGCGTCCTCGCTGTTCGCCGACGGCGCGGCCGCCGGAATCGTCAGCGCCCAGCCGCTGCACGACGGGGAGCTCGCGTTCAAGCTCGACCGTTCCGAGACCGTGCTGACCCCGGTCGGCGAGGGCGACATGGCGTGGAAGATCGGCGACAACGGCTTTGAGATGGTGCTTTCCAGCTATGTGCCGCACATCATCGACGAGCACATCGGCAGCGCGCTCACGCCCCTGTTCTCGCCCGAGCCGGTGCTCGCCGCGGCGCTCGCCGCCGGGGCCGCAGGGGAGGCGGTGCAGCACTGGGCGATCCACCCGGGCGGGCGCAGCATCCTCGACAAGGTGGAGCAGAAGCTGGGCCTCAGCGAGCAGCAGCTCGTGCCGGCCAGGGACACGCTGCGCGACTTCGGCAACATGTCGAGCGCGACGGTGTTGTTCGTGCTGAAACACATCATCGAGGCGCCCCGCACTGCCGAGGGCGAGCGCGTGCTCGCGATGGCGTTCGGCCCTGGGCTCACCGTGGAGACGGCGCTGTTGACCGTCGCCGGGGTGCGCGCGCCGGTTGCGTCCGGGGCGCCAATGGATGCCGAGGAATCCGCCACAGCGGGCGAGGGCGCCCCCGCCACGCCTCCGCCTGCCGCCGCCACGGTGCTCACGGCGTGA
- a CDS encoding rhodanese-like domain-containing protein, whose protein sequence is MTASPSPVLPGSPVAPIFGAEPAATRDESIAHFRAKLAFETDASDVYAELSAGTASFVLLDTRGDAAWEQGRAAGAIHLPTARITSDAEALFPAGTNIVVYCWSPGCNGSTKAALALALLGYPVREMIGGFEYWAREGYPVQTDTGTATRAVDELVGPVGAPGAEVSGTRCDC, encoded by the coding sequence ATGACAGCCAGCCCATCACCGGTGTTGCCCGGTTCGCCCGTCGCGCCCATTTTCGGCGCGGAGCCCGCGGCCACCCGCGACGAGTCGATCGCCCATTTCAGGGCGAAACTCGCGTTCGAGACCGACGCCTCCGACGTCTATGCCGAACTCTCGGCGGGCACGGCGAGCTTCGTGCTGCTCGACACCCGGGGTGACGCGGCCTGGGAACAGGGCCGGGCCGCCGGCGCCATCCACCTGCCGACCGCGCGGATCACGAGCGATGCCGAGGCACTCTTCCCGGCCGGAACGAACATCGTCGTGTACTGCTGGAGCCCAGGTTGCAACGGCAGCACCAAGGCGGCACTCGCGCTGGCGCTGCTGGGCTACCCGGTGCGCGAGATGATCGGCGGATTCGAGTACTGGGCCAGGGAGGGCTACCCGGTGCAGACAGATACCGGAACCGCCACCCGCGCGGTCGATGAGCTGGTGGGGCCGGTCGGGGCACCGGGCGCTGAGGTCAGCGGCACCCGCTGCGACTGCTAG
- a CDS encoding dihydrofolate reductase family protein — MRIVSLGMQITLDGFVAGPGGELDWAMERLDEELFAHQEVLMQSSDTMLLGRVNYLDQAAHWPTSTQPLAKILNAQQKIVFSTTLENVDWENSRLATASPAAEIAALRAQQGTAISVAGGSRFAQSLLHEHLIDEVRLYVHPIALGEGIPLFAEQIALELTGSRRFANGTMLNSYRDPLSAASRAGATVPAD; from the coding sequence ATGAGAATCGTGAGTCTGGGCATGCAGATCACGTTGGACGGATTCGTCGCCGGCCCCGGCGGCGAGCTGGACTGGGCGATGGAACGGCTCGACGAGGAGCTGTTCGCCCACCAGGAGGTGTTGATGCAGAGCTCGGACACGATGCTGCTCGGGCGGGTGAACTACCTCGACCAGGCGGCGCACTGGCCGACGTCAACGCAGCCGCTCGCGAAGATCCTGAACGCCCAGCAGAAGATCGTCTTCTCCACCACGTTGGAGAACGTGGATTGGGAGAACTCGCGCCTGGCCACGGCTTCCCCGGCCGCGGAGATCGCCGCACTGCGCGCGCAGCAGGGCACGGCGATCAGCGTCGCGGGAGGGTCCCGGTTCGCGCAATCGCTGCTTCACGAGCACCTCATCGACGAGGTGCGGCTCTACGTGCACCCGATCGCTCTCGGCGAGGGCATACCGCTCTTCGCGGAGCAGATCGCTCTCGAACTCACCGGCAGCCGCCGCTTCGCGAACGGCACGATGCTGAACAGCTACCGCGACCCGCTCTCCGCGGCTTCGCGGGCCGGCGCGACCGTCCCCGCCGACTAA